In one Lycium barbarum isolate Lr01 chromosome 7, ASM1917538v2, whole genome shotgun sequence genomic region, the following are encoded:
- the LOC132601283 gene encoding uncharacterized protein LOC132601283: MEAAISNKNGKIWVFVDATVQWEVIMDEDQQITLKIHHQDIEKDIIATFVYAKCDEEERLVLWDNLYQLANSMNLPWMVGGDFNVILSDEEKLGGLLVTLVECEDFAYCVNSCDLFDMGFKGSPYTWWNGRAAEDCIFKRLDRIVVNFLFQEILPHIEVEHLTRTGYTYGEIFKQLSIREEVVRVKEQLFEEDPSIINKIVLQKAQTELKKYLNIEEQYWRQKAGFSWFTEGDRNTNFFHNHVNGKRKKLQLKRIQDCNGVWLDSIDQISEEAVNFFTKQFTQEGDTVDYELLQHVLSMVTHEQNIALCSYPSKNEVKRAVFALGGDSASGPDGFTGLFYQQCGI; encoded by the exons ATGGAGGCTGCTATTTCAAACAAGAATGGGAAGATTTGGGTTTTTGTGGATGCTACAGTCCAATGGGAAGTAATAATGGATGAAGATCAACAAATCACTTTGAAGATCCATCACCAAGACATAGAGAAAGACATTATTGCTACTTTTGTCTATGCTAAATGTGATGAAGAAGAAAGGCTAGTATTGTGGGATAATCTGTATCAATTAGCAAATTCTATGAATTTGCCTTGGATGGTTGGGGgagattttaatgttattctaTCAGATGAGGAGAAATTGGGAGGCTTACTTGTCACATTGGTTGAATGTGAAGATTTTGCATACTGTGTAaattcttgtgatttatttgacaTGGGTTTTAAAGGAAGTCCATAtacatggtggaatggtagggcAGCAGAGGACtgtatttttaaaagattggACAGAATTGTGGTAAACTTCCTATTTCAGGAAATTCTTCCACATATTGAAGTGGAACATTTGACAAGAACAGG ATACACTTATGGAGAGATCTTCAAGCAATTATCTATCAGAGAGGAAGTGGTTAGGGTGAAGGAGCAACTATTTGAAGAAGATCCTAGCATAATCAACAAAATTGTGCTTCAGAAGGCACAAACAGAGTTGAAAAAGTATCTAAACATTGAAGAACAATATTGGAGGCAGAAAGCTGGTTTTTCCTGGTTCACTGAAGGAGACAGAAACACTAACTTTTTCCATAATCATGTGAATGGCAAGAGGAAAAAGTTACAACTAAAAAGAATTCAGGATTGCAATGGTGTATGGTTGGATTCAATAGATCAAATCTCAGAGGAAGCAGTGAATTTTTTCACAAAACAGTTCACTCAGGAAGGAGATACAGTGGACTATGAGCTTCTTCAGCATGTCCTATCCATGGTTACACATGAACAAAATATTGCCCTTTGTTCTTATCCCTCCAAGAATGAAGTCAAAAGGGCAGTTTTTGCATTAGGTGGAGATAGTGCTAGTGGTCCAGATGGGTTTACAGGCTTATTTTATCAGCAGTGTGGGATATAG